A window from Purpureocillium takamizusanense chromosome 3, complete sequence encodes these proteins:
- a CDS encoding uncharacterized protein (EggNog:ENOG503P6UR~COG:T) — translation MAQITDDTLRAAITERLKAEHVEVTDMSGGCGQAFTTLIVSPQFQGLTSLKRHRLVNAALKDEIAAIHAWTARCQTPDEWRRDRAKADAAKEEGTTTTTTTGPSLAGTVGGHVEGTTQ, via the exons ATGGCGCAAATCACAGACGACACCCTGCGCGCGGCCATCACGGAgcgcctcaaggccgagcaCGTCGAGGTGACGGACATGTCTG gcggctgcggccaAGCCTTCACCACGCTCATCGTCTCCCCCCAGTTCCAGGGCCTCACGTCGCTCAagcgccaccgcctcgtcaacgccgccctcaaggacgagatcgccgccatccacgccTGGACCGCCCGCTGCCAGACACCCGACGAGTGGCGGCGCGACAGGGCaaaggccgacgccgccaaggaggagggaacgacgacgacgacgacgacggggccctcgctcgccggcaccgtgggcggccacgtcgagggcACAACGCAGTGA
- a CDS encoding uncharacterized protein (COG:S~EggNog:ENOG503NV1V~BUSCO:EOG09263F11), with protein sequence MVMDYDSDSTEGDYTETNVLLGYASKDADEDTISKLGGLPDWLDAEKPPTAAYARCKACQDLMVLLLQLNGELPERFPGHERRLYVFACRRGSCRRKDGSVRVVRGVRVWEDEAAAAAAAAAQAEEQARKEEEAKAKKKNDGPGLGEALFGAKTFGGGAGAGNPFPSGANPFGASGSSNPFSAAAAPSANNPFASQPSKAPAAPSEHQQEEQQQQQQQQQQQATSSLSKTFAETLSLDAPPPPQPPPPAEPWPEASSSPSPSHPKPYPTLFLSDADYETLDPTPEQAPANVRVEDADAPEPSILDREAFESTMDATFQKFADRLAQNPDQVIRYEFGGAPLLYSKTDAVGRRILGGGGGGGAGIPGCANCGARRTFEVQLTPNAIAELEADDLSLEGMEWGTIIVGVCERDCVPRQTEKGEAGYLEEWVGVQWEELTKQK encoded by the exons atgGTCATGGACTACGACTCCGACTCCACGGAGGGCGACTACACCGAGACAAACGTCCTCCTGGGGTATGCCTCCAAAGATGCCGACGAAGACACAATAAGCAAGCTGGGCGGGCTTCCG GActggctcgacgccgagaagcccccgacggcggcgtacgCGCGGTGCAAGGCGTGCCAGGACCTCAtggtgctgctcctgcagctCAACGGCGAACTCCCAGAGCGCTTCCCCGGCCACGAGCGGAGGCTGTACGTGTTTGCGTGCAGGCGCGGGTCCTGCAGGCGCAAGGATGGCAGCGTCAGGGTTGTCCGAGGCGTGAGGGTttgggaggacgaggctgctgctgctgctgccgccgcggcgcaagcTGAAGAGCAGGCGAgaaaggaagaggaggccaaggcgaagaagaagaatgaCGGCCCTGGACTGGGTGAGGCGCTCTTCGGCGCAAAGACTTTtggtggaggcgccggcgcggggaATCCCTTCCCCTCCGGCGCGAACCCGTTCGGTGCGTCCGGGTCGTCGAATCCGTTcagcgcagccgccgctccctctGCCAACAACCCCTTTGCCTCGCAGCCGAGCAaggcccccgccgcgccgtcagaACATCAACAAGaagaacagcagcagcaacaacagcagcagcagcagcaagctaCCTCATCCCTCTCCAAGACCTTTGCCGAAACCCTCTCCCTCGACgccccaccgccgccgcagccccctcccccagccgAGCCCTGGCCCgaagcctcctcctccccctccccatcccacCCGAAGCCCTACCCGACGCTCTTCCTGTCGGACGCCGACTACGAGACGCTCGACCCCACGCCCGAGCAGGCCCCCGCCAACgtgcgcgtcgaggatgccgacgcGCCCGAGCCCTCCATCCTCGACCGCGAGGCCTTCGAGTCCACCATGGACGCCACCTTCCAGAAGTTTGCGGACCGCCTCGCGCAGAACCCGGACCAGGTCATCCGGTACgagtttggcggcgcgccgctgctgtaCTCGAAGACGGACGCCGTGGGACGGAggatcctcggcggcggtggcggtggtggcgctggcATCCCCGGGTGCGCCAACTGCGGCGCCAGGAGGACGTTCGAGGTGCAGCTGACGCCCAATgccatcgccgagctcgaggcggatGACCTGAGCCTCGAGGGCATGGAGTGGGGGACCATCATCGTGGGCGTGTGTGAGAGGGACTGCGTGCCGCGACAGACGGAaaagggcgaggcggggTACCTCGAGGAGTGGGTGGGCGTGCAGTGGGAGGAGTTGACGAAGCAAAAGTGA
- the APL2 gene encoding beta-adaptin (COG:U~EggNog:ENOG503NUMT), with the protein MAVNRIRGAFAAPRKGETFELRAGLVSQYAYERKESIQKTIMAMTLGKDVSALFPDVLKNIATADLDQKKLVYLYLMNYAKSHPDLCILAVNTFVQDSEDPNPLIRALAIRTMGCIRVDKMVDYMEEPLRKTLRDESPYVRKTAAICVAKLFDLNPSMCIENGFLETLQEMIGDPNPMVVANSVQALAEISETAPETRALVITPATLKKLLMALNECTEWGRITILSTLADYQSGDAKESEHICERVTPQFQHVNPSVVLAAIKVVFTHMKAVNPELVRSYLKKMAPPLVTLVASAPEVQYVALRNIDLLLQAKPDILSKELRVFFCKYNDPPYVKLQKLEIMVRIANEKNYEQLLAELKEYALEVDMDFVRRAVKAIGQVAIKIESASAKCVQALEDLISTKVNYVVQECVVVIKDILRKYPGYEGVIPTLCQHIEDLDEPEARGALIWIVGEYAEKISNADQILEGFVEGFMEEFTQTQLQILTAVVKLFLKKPANTQGLVQKVLQAATAENDNPDIRDRAYVYWRLLSGDLDVAKSIILSQKPTISTTMTSLPPALLEQLLTELSTLASVYHKPPESFVGKGRFGADEIQRAAIQEQRQNLADNPIAASVAAAAAANGTGSGASQSNIENLLDIDFDGAAPASHEQQSATATPDRMASPAGGAPSGGMADMMSMFDAPAASNSSSNGTPAPSGGGGGGGLNDLMSGFEGMNFGGEPSHQPLPAAMQLHNAQGGEGQGPKKDSDDLLGLL; encoded by the exons ATGGCGGTAAACCGCATCCgcggcgcctttgccgcgccgcgcaagGGCGAGACCTTTGAGCTACGAGCCGGCCTGGTCTCGCAGTACGCATACGAGCGCAAGGAGTCGATCCAAAAgaccatcatggccatgacTCTGGGCAAGGACGTCTCGGCACTGTTCCCCGACGTGCTCAAGAACATTGCCACGGCCGACCTTGACCAGAAGAAGCTCGTCTACCTCTACCTAAT GAACTACGCCAAATCACATCCCGATCTGTGTATCCTCGCCGTCAATACGTTTGTACAAGACTCGGAAGACCCGAACCCGCTGATAAGAGCACTGGCCATCCGCACCATGGGCTGCATCCGTGTGGACAAGATGGTGGACTACATGGAAGAACCGTTACGGAAGACGCTGCGGGACGAGTCGCCGTACGTgcgcaagacggccgccatTTGCGTCGCCAAACTCTTCGACCTCAACCCTTCCATGTGCATCGAGAACGGATTTCTGGAGACGTTGCAAGAGATGATTGGAGACCCCAACCCCATGGTCGTCGCAAACTCGGTGCAGGCCCTGGCGGAAATCAGCGAGACCGCACCCGAGACGAGAGCCCTCGTCATCACTCCCGCGACGCTCAAGAAGCTTCTCATGGCTCTCAACGAATGCACGGAATGGGGCAGGATCACGATCCTCAGCACATTGGCGGACTACCAGTccggcgacgccaaggagTCGGAGCACATTTGCGAGCGAGTCACGCCTCAGTTCCAGCACGTCAACCCGAGCGTCGTCCTGGCTGCGATCAAGGTCGTCTTTACCCACATGAAGGCTGTCAACCCGGAGTTGGTGCGATCATACCTCAAGAAGATGGCTCCGCCGCTAG TGACGCTGGTTGCTTCCGCCCCCGAGGTGCAGTACGTCGCGCTGCGAAACATTGATCTCCTGCTCCAGGCCAAACCCGACATCCTCAGCAAAGAGCTTCGAGTTTTCTTTTGCAAGTACAACGACCCGCCCTACGTCAAGCTGCAGAAGCTTGAAATCATGGTCAGGATAGCAAACGAGAAAAACTACGAGCAGCTACTGGCTGAGCTCAAGGAGTACGCGCTGGAAGTCGATATGGACTTTGTCCGGAgggccgtcaaggccatcggcCAGGTGGCCATCAAGATCGAAAGCGCCAGCGCAAAGTGTGTGCAGGCCCTGGAGGATCTCATTTCTACAAAGGTCAACTACGTTGTCCAGGAATGCGTGGTCGTCATCAAGGACATCCTGCGAAAATACCCAGGGTACGAGGGTGTCATTCCAACGCTCTGCCAGCACATTGAGGACCTGGACGAGCCCGAAGCCCGTGGCGCCTTGATCTGGATCGTCGGCGAGTACGCCGAGAAGATTAGCAACGCCGACCAGATCCTGGAAGGCTTTGTGGAAGGCTTTATGGAGGAGTTTACCCAG ACTCAACTACAAATCCTTACAGCCGTCGTCAAGTTGTTCCTGAAGAAGCCCGCGAACacgcagggcctcgtccaAAAGGTGCTGCAGGCGGCAACGGCCGAAAACGACAACCCCGATATCCGTGACAGGGCTTACGTATATTGGCGGTTGCTTTCTGGCGACCTGGACGTTGCCAAG AGCATTATCCTCTCACAAAAGCCCACCATCTCTACAACCATGACCAGTCTGCCGCCGGCactgctcgagcagcttctgACCGAGCTGTCCACGCTGGCGTCGGTCTACCACAAGCCTCCCGAATCGTTTGTCGGCAAGGGCCGCTTCGGCGCGGACGAGATTCAGCGGGCAGCCATCCAAGAGCAGCGCCAGAACCTTGCCGACAATCCGATTGCGGCCTCtgtggcggctgctgctgcagccaaTGGCACTGGCAGCGGTGCGTCGCAGAGCAACATCGAGAAcctcctcgacatcgacttcgacggcgcggccccggcgtcgCATGAACAGCAAAGCGCCACGGCAACCCCGGATCGCATGGCCAGtcccgctggcggcgcaccTTCGGGTGGCATGGCCGATATGATGAGCATGTTtgacgcgccggccgccagcaacagcagcagcaacgggacgcccgcgccgagtggaggaggaggtggtggtgggttgAACGACTTGATGAGCGGGTTCGAGGGCATGAACTTTGGAGGCGAGCCGTCACaccagccgctgcccgcgGCAATGCAGCTGCACaacgcgcagggcggcgaggggcagggcCCGAAAAAGGACAGCGACGATTTGTTGGGTTTGCTGTAG
- a CDS encoding uncharacterized protein (EggNog:ENOG503P7QV~TransMembrane:1 (o27-45i)~COG:S), translated as MANFPNLRRLFIESRTDDEEREVSRKAFYNAVLFMGSVAVVSLIAQKLNAGK; from the exons ATG GCCAACTTTCCCAACCTCAGGAGGCTCTTCATCGAGTCCaggaccgacgacgaggagagaGAGGTATCCAGAAAGGCC TTCTACAACGCCGTCCTCTTCATGGGATCCGTGGCCGTAGTCAGCTTGATAGCTCAGAAACTCAATGCAGGCAAATGA
- a CDS encoding uncharacterized protein (EggNog:ENOG503NU79~COG:L), giving the protein MSSPAKKRKLNNSSKTAAAQPKGLEYFFSKQRQVETSVSAPAETQVSGDGSSKLSDEELARRLQAEYDLEASNGPAEDGGTEKTERDKEVSGITEQYEQNTEALTSSPKKDVSNLAGVSNGAPEQPGKTLTLQSTGTAEDAVTSSIPLDESPLVFDPSQYVTQLRQHWAADGGNASYGLLTRCFVLVSATTSRIKIVDTLVNCLRVLIEGDPSSLLPAVWLATNSISPSYISLELGLGGSAISKALRNVCGLDNRSLKAIYDKYGDAGDVAFEAKKKQSFTLRKPKPLTIKGVYQSLVKIATSQGQGSNEAKQRIVDRLLQDARGGEESRFIVRTLCQHLRIGAVKTTMLIALSRAFLLSRPLEADFALKSVPDLSTLKKEELAEVWGKAEEIVKACFARRPNYNDLIPVLLEIGVTEELLVRCGLTLHIPLRPMLGSITRDLSEMLTKLQGRDFACEFKYDGQRAQVHCDEKGKVSIFSRHLELMTDKYPDLVELVPKIRGEGVGSFIMEGEVVAVDRATGELKNFQALTNRARKDVEIGSITVDVCLFSFDLMYLNGQPLLDRPFRERRELLRSLFTEVPHHFTWVKSLDATSGDSEAVLDFFKSATESKCEGIMVKIMDNLTDVPYIDSASEQPQGLEASEKLSTPKSKSKSKQKAKNAAAADGEEGKPKSRRKPLLATYEPDKRLDSWLKVKKDYNSSFDTLDLIPVAGWHGQGRKAKWWSPMLLAVRNEETGMFEAVCKCMSGFTDAFYKANKLFYDNGDESGEPKNVRFQKPSFIEYSGPSPDVWFEPQEVWEMAFADITLSPTYTAAIGLVSDERGLSLRFPRFLKKREDKGIEEASTNEFLAGLWRKQEAKAVSERDTKAAGEEEEDEV; this is encoded by the exons ATGTCCAGCCCGGCGAAGAAGCGGAAGCTCAACAATAGCAGCAAGACCgcggcagcccagccaaaAGGCCTGGAGTACTTTTTCTCCAAGCAAAGGCAGGTTGAAACTTCTGTGTCAGCACCCGCGGAGACTCAAGTCTCTGGCGATGGCTCTAGCAAGCTCTCAGACGAGGAGCTAGCACGGAGACTGCAAGCCGAGTACGACCTCGAAGCTTCCAATGGGCCAGCTGAAGATGGCGGGACTGAAAAGACCGAAAGAGATAAAGAGGTTTCGGGAATCACTGAGCAGTATGAACAAAATACCGAAGCCCTGACGTCGTCACCCAAAAAGGACGTGTCGAATCTGGCTGGGGTGTCGAACGGCGCACCGGAGCAGCCTGGGAAAACCCTCACGCTCCAATCGACTGGCACAGCCGAAGACGCCGTAACATCTTCAATCCCACTCGATGAATCGCCCCTTGTCTTTGACCCGTCACAATATGTGACTCAGCTCCGGCAACACTGGGCAGCAGATGGAGGGAACGCCTCATACGGACTGCTCACCAGGTGTTTTGTCCTTGTTAGCGCGACAACAAGTCGCATAAAGATCGTGGACACCCTGGTCAACTGCTTGCGGGTTTTGATTGAAGGAGATCCATCAAGCCTTCTCCCTGCT GTCTGGCTCGCCACCAACTCGATATCGCCGTCCTACATTTCCCTTGAGTTGGGATTAGGCGGATCGGCGATATCGAAAGCCCTAAGAAACGTCTGCGGCCTGGACAACCGATCGCTCAAGGCCATCTACGACAAGTATGGAGATGCTGGTGATGTCGCGTTTGAGGCAAAGAAGAAACAAAGCTTCACCCTTCGAAAGCCCAAGCCCTTGACCATCAAGGGCGTTTACCAATCGCTGGTCAAGATTGCCACCAGTCAAGGTCAGGGCAGCAACGAAGCAAAGCAGCGTATCGTCGATCGACTACTGCAAGATGCCCGGGGAGGCGAAGAGAGTCGCTTCATCGTGCGAACCCTTTGCCAGCAT CTCAGGATAGGCGCCGTCAAGACGACCATGCTCATTGCCCTCTCTCGAGCCTTCTTGTTGTCCCGCCCTCTAGAGGCAGACTTTGCCCTGAAGTCGGTGCCTGACTTATCCACACTTAAGAAGGAGGAGTTGGCTGAAGTATGGGGCAAAGCTGAAGAGATCGTCAAGGCATGCTTTGCAAGACGGCCTAACTACAATGACCTGATACCGGTGCTTCTCGAGATTGGCGTTACGGAAGAGCTATTGGTCCGTTGCGGCTTGACTTTGCACATCCCATTGCGACCTATGCTGGGCAGCATCACCCGTGATCTGTCAGAGATGTTGACCAAGCTACAAGGACGGGACTTTGCCTGCGAGTTCAAGTACGACGGCCAAAGAGCGCAAGTACACTGCGATGAAAAAGGCAAAGTGTCCATCTTCTCGCGGCATCTGGAACTCATGACGGACAAGTACCCCGATCTTGTGGAGCTGGTACCCAAGATccgcggggagggggtgggcAGCTTCATCATGGAGGGGGAGGTTGTGGCCGTCGACCGGGCTACGGGAGAGCTCAAGAACTTCCAGGCACTGACGAACCGCGCGAGGAAGGATGTGGAAATTGGGAgcatcaccgtcgacgtcTGCCTCTTTTCGTTTGATCTGATGTACCTGAATGGGCAGCCGCTTCTGGACCGACCGTTTCGAGAGCGACGGGAGCTTCTGCGATCGCTCTTTACAGAGGTCCCCCACCACTTCACCTGGGTCAAGAGCCTTGACGCAACGTCCGGAGACTCTGAAGCCGTTCTGGACTTTTTCAAGTCCGCCACTGAGAGCAAGTGCGAAGGGATCATGGTCAAGATCATGGACAATTTGACCGACGTACCATACATCGACAGCGCATCAGAGCAACCCCAAGGTCTTGAAGCGTCCGAGAAACTCTCGACCCCAAAGTCCAAGTCAAAATCGAAGCAGAAGGCGAAgaacgccgcggccgcggatggCGAAGAGGGGAAACCCAAGTCTCGGAGGAAACCGCTCTTGGCCACGTACGAGCCGGACAAGCGACTGGACTCATGGCTCAAGGTCAAGAAGGACTACAACTCGAGCTTTGATACCCTGGACTTGATCCCTGTAGCCGGCTGGCATGGGCAGGGCCGCAAGGCCAAGTGGTGGTCGCCGATGCTGCTTGCGGTGCGCAACGAGGAGACGGGAATGTTTGAGGCGGTGTGCAAGTGCATGTCTGGCTTCACCGACGCATTTTACAAAGCGAACAAGCTGTTTTACGACAACGGCGATGAGAGCGGCGAGCCGAAGAACGTTCGGTTCCAGAAGCCAAGTTTCATAGAGTACAGCGGTCCAAGTCCCGATGTGTGGTTTGAGCCGCAAGAGGTCTGGGAGATGGCATTTGCAGATATTACTCTCAGTCCGACGTATACGGCGGCGATTGGCCTGGTGAGCGACGAGAGAGGGCTGAGCCTGCGATTTCCACGGTTTTTGAAGAAGAGAGAGGACAAGGGCATTGAAGAGGCCAGCACCAACGAGTTCCTGGCTGGGCTTTGGAGAAAGCAGGAGGCAAAGGCTGTAAGCGAGCGAGATACCAAGGCAGCTggtgaggaagaggaagacgaggtgTGA
- a CDS encoding uncharacterized protein (COG:S~BUSCO:EOG09263UQF~EggNog:ENOG503P0V5) has translation MRSIGLLLRRIPPLRPYAPLPRRVLASRHHHAAQLVVARPNSSAASLIRAQQQRAFRTSSPQRQGRHQPADGDDGSSSSSSSSIMASDAESGGAWGAWQVQPSRFTQRVVDAMKRLYPEELADRSWDNVGLLVGSADGANSSTKVLVTNDLTYQVAMDAIEQGVAVIVSYHPFIFSGLKSITHKDPQQTTLLRLVQAGIAVYCPHTAIDAAPKGLNTWLADIVSGPHQSDRSVAIPCAAAPESHSPAGYGAIGRFDPKKPVPLAEILKRLAEKLGGLRHIMIASPVGADVKTTEVRSFGVCAGSGYDVLKSADVDLLVTGETSHHSALRAIQQGRTLVQVFHSNSERGYLNEVLRPQLETELRRTVPEAQVVLSHNDKDPFRILDVSELS, from the exons ATGAGGTCCattggcctcctcctccgccgcatCCCGCCTCTCCGTCCCTACGCACCTTTGCCGCGCCGCGTGCTCGCCTCCCGGCATCACCACGCggcccagctcgtcgtcgctcgtccaaactcctccgccgcgtcgctcatccgcgcacagcagcagcgggcctTTCGCACGAGCTCACCCcagcggcaaggacggcatCAGcccgcagacggcgacgacggcagcagcagcagcagcagctccagcatCATGGCCAGTGACGCGGAAtcgggcggcgcctggggcgCGTGGCAGGTCCAGCCGTCGCGGTTCacgcagcgcgtcgtcgacgccatgaagAGGCT GTATCCCGAGGAGCTCGCGGATCGCTCGTGGGACAAcgtcggcctgctcgttGGCAGCGCCGACGGTGCAAACTCGAGCACCAAGGTTCTCGTCACCAATGACCTCACGTACCAAGTTGCCATGGATGCCATTGAGCAAGGCGTTGCCGTCATAGTCAGCTATC ACCCCTTCATCTTCTCCGGCCTCAAGTCCATCACCCACAAGGATCCGCAGCAGACCACCctcctgcgcctcgtccaggccggcatcgccgtctaTTGTCCCCACACAGCCATCGACGCGGCGCCCAAGGGCCTCAACACGTGGCTCGCCGACATCGTCTCGGGCCCGCACCAGAGTGACCGTTCCGTGGCCATCCCTTGCGCCGCGGCTCCCGAGTCGCACTCACCGGCGGGGTACGGAGCCATCGGCCGCTTCGACCCGAAGAAGCCCGTGCCCTTGGCAGAGATTCTGAAGCGCCTAGCCGAAAAGCTGGGCGGCCTGCGGCACATCATGATCGCGAGCCCCGTTGGCGCTGATGTCAAGACCACCGAGGTACGGAGCTTCGGCGTGTGCGCGGGCAGCGGATACGACGTGCTGAAAAGCGCCGACGTGGACCTGCTcgtgacgggcgagacgagcCACCACTCGGCGCTCCGGGCGATCCAGCAGGGCAGAACGTTGGTGCAGGTGTTCCACAGCAACTCGGAGCGAGGCTACCTCAACGAGGTCTTGCGACCGCAGCTCGAGACAGAGTTGCGGAGGACAGTGCCCGAGGCGCAGGTGGTGCTGAGTCACAATGACAAGGACCCATTTAGGATTTTGGATGTCAGCGAGTTGTCCTAA
- a CDS encoding uncharacterized protein (COG:J~EggNog:ENOG503NZ55), with translation MNGEDPPERPEYITNIINGLERYNPEAVGSLEGYLTEQCEQKTCDMNANRTLLKLYQLNPDRTKDEVVTNILVKAMTLFPSTQFSLALHLINPSAAATGELHEALTKLRALNSQLEGAQYAQFWATVDGDDLCADLIADISGFEDMIRHRIAQLVSQAFREIKLTHLESWLGLGEDATKKFVMEVCGWGVDGDGNVKIPSNPDNEAKKAEIREDVNVDQFARVIRRSWEETV, from the exons ATGAACGGCGAAGACCCGCCCGAGCGGCCCGAGTACATCACCAACATCATcaatggcctcgagcgcTACAATCCCGAGGCGGTGGGCTCCCTCGAGGGGTACCTGACGGAGCAATGCGAACAGAAGACGTGCGACATGAACGCCAACCGGACGCTGTTGAAGCT GTACCAGCTGAACCCCGACCGGACAaaggacgaggtcgtcaccaacatcctcgtcaaggccatgaCGCTCTTCCCCTCGACACAGTTCTCCCTCGCGCTGCACCTCATCAAcccgtccgcggcggccaccggCGAGCTGCACGAGGCCCTGACCAAGCTGCGCGCGCTCAACTCacagctcgagggcgcgcagtACGCGCAGTTCTGGGCCAcggtggacggcgacgacctgtGCGCCGACCTCATCGCCGACATCTCGGGCTTCGAGGACATGATCCGACACCGCatcgcgcagctcgtctcGCAGGCCTTCCGCGAGATCAAGCTCACGCACCTCGAGTCGtggctcggcctcggcgaggacgccacCAAGAAGTTCGTCATGGAGGTCTGCGGctggggcgtcgacggcgacggcaacgtCAAGATCCCCTCGAACCCGGAcaacgaggccaagaaggccgagaTTCGTGAGGACGTCAACGTCGACCAGTTTGCGAGGGTGATTCGGCGGTCCTGGGAGGAGACTGTATGA
- a CDS encoding uncharacterized protein (COG:S~EggNog:ENOG503NV1V~BUSCO:EOG09263F11) yields MVLLLQLNGELPERFPGHERRLYVFACRRGSCRRKDGSVRVVRGVRVWEDEAAAAAAAAAQAEEQARKEEEAKAKKKNDGPGLGEALFGAKTFGGGAGAGNPFPSGANPFGASGSSNPFSAAAAPSANNPFASQPSKAPAAPSEHQQEEQQQQQQQQQQQATSSLSKTFAETLSLDAPPPPQPPPPAEPWPEASSSPSPSHPKPYPTLFLSDADYETLDPTPEQAPANVRVEDADAPEPSILDREAFESTMDATFQKFADRLAQNPDQVIRYEFGGAPLLYSKTDAVGRRILGGGGGGGAGIPGCANCGARRTFEVQLTPNAIAELEADDLSLEGMEWGTIIVGVCERDCVPRQTEKGEAGYLEEWVGVQWEELTKQK; encoded by the coding sequence AtggtgctgctcctgcagctCAACGGCGAACTCCCAGAGCGCTTCCCCGGCCACGAGCGGAGGCTGTACGTGTTTGCGTGCAGGCGCGGGTCCTGCAGGCGCAAGGATGGCAGCGTCAGGGTTGTCCGAGGCGTGAGGGTttgggaggacgaggctgctgctgctgctgccgccgcggcgcaagcTGAAGAGCAGGCGAgaaaggaagaggaggccaaggcgaagaagaagaatgaCGGCCCTGGACTGGGTGAGGCGCTCTTCGGCGCAAAGACTTTtggtggaggcgccggcgcggggaATCCCTTCCCCTCCGGCGCGAACCCGTTCGGTGCGTCCGGGTCGTCGAATCCGTTcagcgcagccgccgctccctctGCCAACAACCCCTTTGCCTCGCAGCCGAGCAaggcccccgccgcgccgtcagaACATCAACAAGaagaacagcagcagcaacaacagcagcagcagcagcaagctaCCTCATCCCTCTCCAAGACCTTTGCCGAAACCCTCTCCCTCGACgccccaccgccgccgcagccccctcccccagccgAGCCCTGGCCCgaagcctcctcctccccctccccatcccacCCGAAGCCCTACCCGACGCTCTTCCTGTCGGACGCCGACTACGAGACGCTCGACCCCACGCCCGAGCAGGCCCCCGCCAACgtgcgcgtcgaggatgccgacgcGCCCGAGCCCTCCATCCTCGACCGCGAGGCCTTCGAGTCCACCATGGACGCCACCTTCCAGAAGTTTGCGGACCGCCTCGCGCAGAACCCGGACCAGGTCATCCGGTACgagtttggcggcgcgccgctgctgtaCTCGAAGACGGACGCCGTGGGACGGAggatcctcggcggcggtggcggtggtggcgctggcATCCCCGGGTGCGCCAACTGCGGCGCCAGGAGGACGTTCGAGGTGCAGCTGACGCCCAATgccatcgccgagctcgaggcggatGACCTGAGCCTCGAGGGCATGGAGTGGGGGACCATCATCGTGGGCGTGTGTGAGAGGGACTGCGTGCCGCGACAGACGGAaaagggcgaggcggggTACCTCGAGGAGTGGGTGGGCGTGCAGTGGGAGGAGTTGACGAAGCAAAAGTGA